CAGGAAATTATCGACCAGATCCATGTTCCGGCAGGTGGCCAGGCCCTGGCGGTCCTCGGGAATGTAGCTCAGGCCTCCCTGCCAGGGCGGGGCGGCGAAAAAGTCCGGCCACGGCTTGCCAAGAATGGCGACCTCGCCCCGGTCCGGTGTCCGCAGTCCGCAGACGGTTTCGACCAGATCCTTTTGACCGTTACCGGCCACGCCGACAATGGCCAGGATTTCGCCCTGGCGCACGGCCAGGGACACCTCGCGCATCGCGCCGGCGGACACCGCGTCCAGGCGGAGCACGTGCTGGCGCGGCTCGACGGGCTGGCGGCGGATATCGAGGAGCACCTCGCGGCCGACCATGCGTCGGGCCAGATCGGCCTGGGAGCGGACCTCGGCCGCCGGCATTTCGTCCACGATCCGGCCCTTGCGCAGAATGGCGATATCGTCGGCCAGGGCCATGACCTCGCCCAGCTTGTGCGAAATATAGACGATGGCCTTGCCCTGACCCGCCAGGTGTCGCAGGGCCGTGAAGAGCTGTTCGCCTTCCTGGGGCGTGAGCACGGCCGTGGGTTCGTCGAAAATGAGAATGCGGCTTTGGCGCTGCAAGAGCTTCAGGATTTCGACCCGCTGTTTTTCGCCCATGGACAGATCGGCCACGCGCGCGGCCGGGTCGATATCCAGCCCATGGGACGCGGCCAATTCCCGAACCCGTCCGCGCATGCGCGCCGGCGAGAGCATGAATCCCGGTTCCTGGCCCAGAAAGACGTTTTCGGCCACGGTCATGGCCTCGACCAGCATGAAGTGCTGATAGACCATGCCGATGCCGGCCCGGATGGCGTCCTTGGTGGAATGCAGGCTTCTGGCCTGCCCGTCGATGCGGATCTCGCCGGCGTCGGGATGATAATGCCCGGCCAGGATGGACATGAGGGTGCTTTTGCCCGCGCCGTTTTCACCCAAAAGGGCCTTGATCCGGCCAGCGTGGATGTCCAGGCAAATGTCGCTGTTGGCCCGGACCGCGCCAAAGACCTTGGTGATGCCGCGCAGGCTGACCACGGGCGTGGTCGGGGCGTCCATCGGGGCGCGCACCCTCAGCCCTGCCGCATCCCGGCGATGGGCTGCACGAACTGGGATTCGGCGTCCCAGGGAAAGAGAATCCAGGTGTCCTGACTGACCTCGGTGATGAAGGTGTCCACCAGGGGGCGGCCGGCGGGCTTGGCGTAGACCGTGGCGAAGTGCGCCTTGGGCAGGAGGTCGCGGATGACCTTGGCCGTGCGTCCGGTATCGACCAGATCGTCGACGATGAGCCAGCCCTGGCCGTCGCCCTCGATGCCCTTCAGGAGCTTGACCTCGCCCTTCTGGTTTTTCCAGTCATAGCTGGACACGCAGATGGTATCCACGAGGCGGATGTCCAGTTCGCGGGCGATGATGGCCGCCGGGACCAGCCCGCCACGGGTCACGGCGATGATGCCGTTGAAAAAATCCTTGTCCAACAGCCGCCAGGACAGGGCCTTGGCGTCGCGGTGGAGTTGGTCCCAGGAAATGGGGTAGGTGCGTTGGTATCTGTTTTCGGTCATGGGTGATCCTATTCCGAGGGTTCGAGGGTGACGCCCAGGGCGGCCGGGGCGGCCAGGCGCCGGCTGCGCCAGGACGAGAAGGCCAGGGCCGCGATGGTCAGAACATAGGGCAGCATGAGCAAAATGGACGAGGGCAGGGCCGTGCCCATGGCCTGGAGGCGCAGTTGGAAGGCCATGACCCCGCCGAACAAATAGGCGCCGATCATGGCCCGGCTCGGCCGCCAGAAGGCGAAGATGACCAGGGCCACGGCGATCCAGCCCCGGCCGGCGCTCAGTCCGTTGGTCCAGAGGTGGGTGTAGGCCAGACTCAGGTAGCCGCCGCCACAGCCCACCAGGACCCCGCCGCCCAGGAGCGCGGCCCAGCGGCAGGCGGCCACGTTCAGGCCGGCTGCCCGGCTCGCGGCCGGACTTTCGCCCACGGCCCGCACGGCCAGTCCCCAGCGCGTGGACCGGAAAAACCACCACAGGGCCACGGGCAGCAGGTAGGACAGGTAGACCAGGGCGTCCTGTTGGAAAAAGATCGGGCCGAGAAGGGGAATGTCCCCCAGGCCGGGCAGGGCGAGTTTGTCGAAACCCGGCGCCGCGCGGCCGATGTACGGGGTGCCGAAGAATCCGGCCAGGCCGGCTC
The Deltaproteobacteria bacterium genome window above contains:
- a CDS encoding xanthine phosphoribosyltransferase, with translation MTENRYQRTYPISWDQLHRDAKALSWRLLDKDFFNGIIAVTRGGLVPAAIIARELDIRLVDTICVSSYDWKNQKGEVKLLKGIEGDGQGWLIVDDLVDTGRTAKVIRDLLPKAHFATVYAKPAGRPLVDTFITEVSQDTWILFPWDAESQFVQPIAGMRQG
- a CDS encoding ABC transporter ATP-binding protein, giving the protein MDAPTTPVVSLRGITKVFGAVRANSDICLDIHAGRIKALLGENGAGKSTLMSILAGHYHPDAGEIRIDGQARSLHSTKDAIRAGIGMVYQHFMLVEAMTVAENVFLGQEPGFMLSPARMRGRVRELAASHGLDIDPAARVADLSMGEKQRVEILKLLQRQSRILIFDEPTAVLTPQEGEQLFTALRHLAGQGKAIVYISHKLGEVMALADDIAILRKGRIVDEMPAAEVRSQADLARRMVGREVLLDIRRQPVEPRQHVLRLDAVSAGAMREVSLAVRQGEILAIVGVAGNGQKDLVETVCGLRTPDRGEVAILGKPWPDFFAAPPWQGGLSYIPEDRQGLATCRNMDLVDNFLLTTRQGYASSVWLKRDEARGVAQALAEQFKVSPPDVSCLARQLSGGNLQKMVLAREFHRRPRLIVAEQPTQGLDVSAIEDVWTTLLAAREEAGILLVTGDLSEALALADRVAVMFEGRVMDTFPVTDQARVERIGQMMAGMTADDD
- a CDS encoding ABC transporter permease, producing the protein MTFEILLSLLAATVQAGTPVLYATLGEILTEKGGVLNLGVEGMMLVGALAGFLVALHTGSPILAFAAAGLAGGALAAVHGVVCLWFLGNQTVSGLALTIFGAGLAGFFGTPYIGRAAPGFDKLALPGLGDIPLLGPIFFQQDALVYLSYLLPVALWWFFRSTRWGLAVRAVGESPAASRAAGLNVAACRWAALLGGGVLVGCGGGYLSLAYTHLWTNGLSAGRGWIAVALVIFAFWRPSRAMIGAYLFGGVMAFQLRLQAMGTALPSSILLMLPYVLTIAALAFSSWRSRRLAAPAALGVTLEPSE